In Shouchella patagoniensis, the following are encoded in one genomic region:
- a CDS encoding MFS transporter — MRKLIWMACLAYLLTGIGHIIIGSVLEPLMAHYGLEYSDGGQLIMNQFLGFLAGVLLAPLALRAMGRRVTLLIALFLFASSQISLFLLIPWDVLLVIIPLGGAGFGMIETILAGLIIGKLKEKKASIMVLTEVFFGIGALAVPILAAVFIATGHWNYIFMVVSVIVMVSFVLWLFLRFGEYEPLLKKEAINKNSPDGKPLKLKYPKAAWPLILIGSFFFFLYVGVEMTFPNYLPSILSMTSELSASILALSITVFWGAMTFGRIIMIFIVEKVGIAKLFFITVIGQFVTLGLFAASPHYIVSFVVIFFAGLLMGGIFSLGLLAVNEGMIGLEDRTTSLLIAMGGLGGALLPRVAGSLLDNYPVQVTLWAIFALAGVMVVLMLSLFIFRKRLILE; from the coding sequence ATGAGAAAACTCATTTGGATGGCATGCCTTGCGTATTTGCTTACAGGTATTGGCCACATTATTATTGGATCAGTGCTTGAACCGTTAATGGCGCATTACGGCCTTGAATATAGTGACGGCGGGCAACTGATTATGAATCAATTTCTTGGATTTTTAGCTGGGGTTTTGCTTGCGCCATTGGCTTTAAGAGCAATGGGACGAAGAGTGACACTGTTAATCGCTTTATTTTTATTTGCTTCATCGCAAATCTCTTTGTTTCTATTAATACCATGGGATGTATTGCTTGTTATTATCCCGCTTGGCGGCGCAGGTTTTGGGATGATTGAAACCATCCTTGCAGGATTGATTATTGGAAAATTAAAAGAGAAAAAGGCTTCAATAATGGTACTGACAGAAGTGTTTTTTGGTATCGGAGCGTTAGCTGTTCCTATTCTAGCAGCGGTGTTTATTGCAACTGGACATTGGAATTATATCTTTATGGTCGTAAGTGTAATTGTTATGGTGAGTTTCGTTCTTTGGTTATTCCTGCGTTTCGGTGAATATGAACCGCTTCTGAAGAAGGAAGCGATAAACAAAAATAGTCCTGATGGGAAGCCTCTAAAGCTTAAATATCCAAAAGCAGCGTGGCCGCTTATCTTGATTGGTTCGTTCTTTTTCTTCTTATATGTTGGTGTCGAAATGACATTCCCAAACTATTTACCATCCATTCTATCAATGACATCTGAATTATCAGCATCTATCCTTGCTTTAAGTATTACCGTTTTTTGGGGAGCAATGACGTTTGGTCGAATCATTATGATTTTTATTGTGGAGAAAGTAGGGATTGCGAAACTATTTTTCATTACTGTCATTGGGCAGTTTGTTACACTTGGACTATTTGCAGCATCGCCACATTATATCGTTAGTTTTGTTGTTATTTTCTTTGCGGGTCTGTTAATGGGAGGTATCTTCTCTCTCGGTTTACTTGCAGTAAATGAAGGAATGATAGGACTTGAAGATCGAACAACAAGTTTATTAATCGCAATGGGTGGATTAGGCGGAGCACTTCTGCCAAGAGTTGCAGGGAGCTTACTAGACAACTATCCTGTTCAAGTGACGCTTTGGGCGATATTTGCGCTTGCCGGTGTAATGGTTGTGTTAATGCTATCTCTTTTTATCTTTCGAAAAAGGCTCATACTAGAATAA